The Nicotiana tabacum cultivar K326 chromosome 5, ASM71507v2, whole genome shotgun sequence sequence atgtattcatatgatttggaagcgacgagaagggtctgctggaggatagaaggactattaggtgcttgatttccatcttgattcaaGGTTTAGCCCCGAGTTAtcggcgtgtgaagaatcttttcatatGTCCTCATTGGgaatgaagtaaatttcatgttgcgatatgagttcagactcgggaagattaagtgactgcgtaatgtttatgacagtggaaggtatacatgAATGTATTTTCGAGTGGACTTTATtcacttagcatattttaatagttatgcactgattgtgactagatttggagcagccggaggtcgattcgtgagggcaaaggcattgcgggctagagtttggaccggatcgaggtaagtaatgattgtaaatgttgtcctgagggtttgaaaccccgtatttcacatcgttgtgctattttgaggtgacgcacacgctagatgacgagcgtggagtcgtgcactattggggattgtgacttggtccgtcccgtacgactgttaagtcgcgtatttgatttgaaatcttatgatgttccatatatcaaatcaaccaaaacacatcggattcaagccaaatttcctAAAATCTTCCAGATTACGcgttcgatcaaaaacccaaccaaaccacgtttgaatgatctgaaattttgcacacacattccaaatCACACCACAGAACCACTACAACTCTCGAatttccattccgacccttatatcaaaatctcacctaccaaccggaaatcgccaaaatatcaacttcgccaattcaaggctAAAtttactccgaacctccaaaactcattccgatcacactcctaagtcccaaatcacctcccgaagctaaccgaaccatcagaactcatatccaagacctctaacacataagtcaacatccggttgacttttccaacttaaacttccttaaaagagactaagtgtctcaaaccttaccaaatcctttccgaattcgatccgaccaacccgattcCACATCACACGGATAAATAAATCATAACAAAGCAGAAATAGGAAAAAttgagtggtaactcatgagacgactgtccGGGTCATCACAGGAGGGGGGAGGGGGTAAAGCGCTCCCTAACAAAGGCGACTCCATACCTAGGGCTCGAAttcgagacctctggttaaggatgAATGAGTACTTACCACTCCACCACAACCCATGTTGGTTGCTTGTATCTATCTACATTGATTACTAGTTATATTCAATTTAGATAAGTGTAAAAGTTATTGATTTAATAATCTAATATTGTTTTAATAACTTAATAATTATCAAACACTaaaaattaagaagctaataTTATTGAAATATGAACATATAACAAAACTAACAATATTATATAGGATGAAAAAAgctataaagaaaaatatattttagaatATCTTTATTTCATGCAAATagctgattttttttattttagttaaatgtattatatttatatatgtatttttggttTACTATAGGTATATTTCTTACTTTTATTTGCATTTATggtatttgtattttttcttgtATGTTATATATATGGCATTTGTATTAGAAGTAAACTAAGGCAACATATATAAGAAGTAGACGACGTAAATCTAAAACCTAAACCTAAACTTCCTACTTCCTCCCTCAGCCGCACTCTCCCTCCCCATTTTCTTATGTCTTTCTTCCACCTTCAGTAGTCGGCCTTAATTAAGGCCGCAAGAAAGATAAATAGGAACAAGATGGTATCCCTACTGGTTCTCTATTTATAGACAAAAATTTAACGTGTTGGTTTGTCTCTTTCCGGGTAAGCTCATGTCTCTATATCGTAGAGTTTCTGAATCTTCTTACATTTACTTGGATTTAGATTTTTAACTTCAATTTACGAGTTATTCCAGCAATTTAAGAGATATTATGCCTTATATTTTATAAGGAGTGCGATTTTgaagatttgataggttttgtgTCTTACAAGCAATTAACTTGGGTTTCTGCTTCAATTATTTGTTTTTGATTTACAGGGTACTCAAGAAAAATGTGCCTTTGAGAAATTTCAATCTCTTTTTATGCCAAATTGTAAGTTTTACTTCTTTTTTCCATCTccttatatttatgatgtttatTTAAATGCTTTCTCATTTGTCTTCTGTGTTTGAAAAAACTATAAATCTTTTTTCACCTATTTCATGGCTAAGTATTTTTTCTTATTCCATGATTTATTGAATATTTTTAATTAGTAACTGTATATGCATCTTTATATGTTTTGAGAATTCAAATATAAGTTTCTCACAAGATCATgttatttcattatttcagtCTAGTGAGTGTGCTTCATATATTCTTAGATGCATGAAGATCAAGGGGGTGCGATGAAGGTGGCAACATGAATCATCAAGCAAATACTTATGTTCACTGCAAAATTTTGTACATTATTTCTGATCTATATTATAATCAAGCCTCACATTGGCaagtttttccttcaatttttgaTTATTGTACAAGGCTTATGTATTGCAGATGCTATTAACTGATTAGTACAAATGTGTATTTGGAAATTTATTTTGTGaaactttttaaattttagtttgtGCGGAATAAGTTATTTCTCATGCTTAATATGTTATTAGTTTTAATATAATATGCACGACCATAGTATAATTagaaaatgttagaaaaactcaaaTATCTAAGAAACAAGAGATTTGTGAGAGAAAATTTTGTCaccataaaaaattaatttttttgtcaaaaaattaaaatataataaaaataatatatccCTTGTAAATCTTCTACTCGTACAACAAAAGGAACCGAAAGGGATTGAAGATTAGAGAGCCTAGCTAATATATCTACAGCTGGTGTCATAACTGGTGCCTGGGTCCATGTTGTTTCGTCTCTTCTCATGTCCAAGCTTCTTAAACCAGCATAGCCGTCTCTTCTCATGTCCAAGCTTCTTAAACTAACCAAGTTTTCTAGGCCTTGGGGCACTTCCTCGATAATTGTGCCATAAAGGTCCAATTCAATGAGGTTCTTTAGCTTGTTCAATGGCGGCACAAATCTGAGTTTCAGACAACCTCGTAGCAGCAATGCAGAGAGGCTTACCAGATTTGATACAGAACTAGGCAACTTTTCTATATCAGTGTAGCTTAAATCTAAAACACGTAGACCTGGCATCTGCGCAAAAAAAGGTTCTACAACTTGATTCAAGCTACGATTTCCTCGTAATAACAAAGTTGTGAGCCTTGGAAGTACATGAGATAAGGGCAGTGAAACTTCCTTTAAATCATTATTCATCAAAGCAACCTTGTCCAAGTCCTCTGACCATTCTTGCTCCCACGGTACTTCATGCAATTGTGCTCCCACTTTCACCATCCACTTAAATTCATCTCTTGCAATTTGCAATGCCATCTCTCTCACCAAATCATGCATCTTCAAACATTTCTTTTTTTCATTACGATTCACTACACTTTCTAATAAGCACGCCCTTTCCAATTTGTTCAACACTGCATTACCTTGGTCAAATTCTGCTCTCCTGCTGTTCCTTCTGTCTAGCAATCCTTCAACAATGAAGCGCTGAATCAATTCATCTCTCTCAATTTCGAAGTCTTCAGGATACAAACAACAATAGAGGAAACATTTTTGTAATCTTGGATCCCTCAATCTGTTATAGCTATAGCAGAGAATGGGAAACACTTTATCATTCATAGTCTCCATTTGCATACAAGATTCTTTGAATTCTTCGAATGCATCCCTCCACTCAAAAACATCATTCACTCCTCTCATACTTGCAGCCATAGTAATTAACCCTAGTGGCAATCCATCACATTTCTTTGTCATTTTCTTTGCTATTTTCTATTTCCATTGGAAGATCTCCATTGTGATCAAGAGTCTCCACAAATAATCCCCATGATTCGGTCACTGAAAGAGTTTCTACTTTTACTTTCTTTTGGCAGCCAATCCTAGTTATGATCATTTACCTCCACCAATATCCAAAGGAATTCCCGCCTTCTTTACATCAAAATGGGTCCATACATCATCCAATATGAGCACAAAGTTTATCTTCCTCTCCAAACTTTGGTACAAAATGGCTGCCCTTTTCTTATCGTCATCCTCAGTTGAATCAAGTTTCAGAGCCTTAGCAATCTCACTTTGCAGTTTAGTAATGCTAAAATCTTGTGATACAGTGACCCAATAAACGTTACCTGAGAATCTTGAATCTTTGAGGAGATGGTTATGAATATGCTCCGCAAGAGTCGTTTTCCCCACACCCCTCATTCCGTAAATGCCAATACTTGAAACTCCATTCAAAGACAATAGCACCTGCCTCATACTCTGGTAAAATATTTGGCCTTTCACGTTTGTTGTCACCAAAGGTTGTATCTTTTCTTCATTCACATTGAGCAAAATCCCTTCAGAAAATTTACCTTGGTCTAGGAGATTTTCCACTTCTTTATGAATTTTATCAGCATCATTTGACAACCCAATGCGCGAAATGTTGGAACTCTGTTATATTTTTAGCTCAAAGCATTTGAGGTCATGCTCTAGTTTTTGTATGCTGCTCTGCCAATTGTCAACCTCTGTCTTCCGTTTCTTACTTGAATGGAGTTCTCCGTCTTTTGCTTGAACCATGACATCATCCCTTCGACTGATCAATGCTTCCATCTTTCTTTTAAGGGTTTCCATTTTTTCCTCGAGTCCCATGTATGGTTCCCATACTTTTTCTTTGAGGAATGATAATGCCTCCATCACTAGTACTAACAAAACAAAGCCAGCAGCAAAAGAGAATACTTATTAGTACTTCAACCTTCAGGTGCTGGAAAAGTTTTTCATCTTGAGCAAACTCAGTAGCACGTGAAGTTTGACATTTGAATCATCGCTTCAACAATATATGATGATTCCTCTTAATGTATACAATTGCTAGCCAGAGGCGAATCCAAGATTTAAATTCTATGGGTTCAACAGTTAAGGTTCTTACCATGAActcattttatttataaaattatggttcatatctactatttgttACAATTTTAGTGAATTTTTCATATAAATTATGTTCCACATCAAAAATTATGTGTTCAATTGAACACGGTGTCAGTAAGCTGGATACGCCCCTGTTGACAGTAACTTAGTCAGATAAAATAATTCAACTAATTTCTTGTTACTTGAAAGGAAATTACTGCAGGAAATATCAGGCAATTACTCAAGGAGTTTTGAACTATTAATCTTCTGTTCACTAAAGCTTCTACTTCTAGAAACAATCAGTATCTTCTAGCTCATTTATCCATAATTGTGAGACGAATATGCGACTAAAATTGGCAGATCTAGTGATTTATGGTAATATCAATATACGATTGTAGTAAATTCACTCGAACACAAACTATACAGGAAACAGTACATATAGGAAAATAAATGAACTGAAAGAAGTAATACCTTCTCGTCGTTGAAAGGCTGAGCTGCTATCTGGTCAGATTTGATGGAAAAAAGAAGAGCTGAGCTGCTATCTGTTCAGATTtgatagaaaaaagaagaaaaaataaattgaGTGAATCTTACGCTTGCATGAACAAGCATAGTTACCAATTAGTAATATGCCAAAGCATTTACCAGCCGAGTAGAAAAACTTTGGTAGAGTTTAATTGGGTTAAATTTTTATAGCAAGGAAGAAGGAAAGCTCAAACTAAATGTGACTATTGCTTTATTTACATATGGAAATTTTGGTTCCTATActatataggaaactatattaccaaatatgttcatagttgCATATTACCGCcatgctaatagtatttctacaaaatataaacaatttattaaataaagaatCATTGTAGCTGTATGCTTCCTTATTTAGGCGCGCTAATATTGGAGAattaaatattcttccagatatttTACAACGCAAATCACGTGACAAGTGAACGTCAATTTCAAACATCTCATCTTCTGCAGTTTTCTGCCTTTGGGCTTTGATTTCTTCACTACTATTACTTGGTGAAGATACATTCTCTTCCTCCCTTTTCCTCTTCTTAATTTTCAGAACTGACGCAAACTCATCCATCAAATCTTGATTTTCATCACCAAACCAAGAACTTAATAGCATGTACTGACTCCCAAACTTTTATAGTATGGCTAAGCATCATGATACTTCAataattattgcaattttggat is a genomic window containing:
- the LOC107816159 gene encoding putative disease resistance protein At4g10780 codes for the protein MRQVLLSLNGVSSIGIYGMRGVGKTTLAEHIHNHLLKDSRFSGNVYWVTVSQDFSITKLQSEIAKALKLDSTEDDDKKRAAILYQSLERKINFVLILDDVWTHFDVKKAGIPLDIGGAKKMTKKCDGLPLGLITMAASMRGVNDVFEWRDAFEEFKESCMQMETMNDKVFPILCYSYNRLRDPRLQKCFLYCCLYPEDFEIERDELIQRFIVEGLLDRRNSRRAEFDQGNAVLNKLERACLLESVVNRNEKKKCLKMHDLVREMALQIARDEFKWMVKVGAQLHEVPWEQEWSEDLDKVALMNNDLKEVSLPLSHVLPRLTTLLLRGNRSLNQVVEPFFAQMPGLRVLDLSYTDIEKLPSSVSNLVSLSALLLRGCLKLRFVPPLNKLKNLIELDLYGTIIEEVPQGLENLVSLRSLDMRRDGYAGLRSLDMRRDETTWTQAPVMTPAVDILARLSNLQSLSVPFVVRVEDLQGIYYFYYILIF